In Anaerostipes hadrus ATCC 29173 = JCM 17467, a single genomic region encodes these proteins:
- a CDS encoding metal ABC transporter permease, which translates to MIEMLQYGFMQRAFITGILLAVIAPLIGITIVLKRMSMIGDALSHASLAGVALGLLLGINPILGAMGICLFAALGVEAIRRKIPRYSEMAISIIMSTGIGLAGILSGFVKNGTNFNSFLFGSIISISKDELKIVCVISVLVLLCVLLLYKELFYIGFDENAARISGVPVKTINFIFTLLTALTVSIASRTVGTLIVSSMLVIPIACGMQVGRSYKAVMIIGVITALVTTVIGLTLSYYVGLKPGGTIVLLEVVCFLILALISRYTK; encoded by the coding sequence ATGATCGAGATGTTACAATACGGATTTATGCAGCGTGCATTTATTACAGGAATCTTACTGGCCGTGATCGCACCATTGATCGGAATCACGATCGTCTTAAAGAGAATGTCCATGATCGGAGATGCACTCTCTCATGCATCCCTGGCAGGTGTTGCTCTGGGCTTGTTATTAGGAATCAATCCAATCTTAGGAGCAATGGGGATCTGTCTGTTTGCAGCCCTGGGAGTTGAAGCGATCCGAAGAAAGATCCCAAGATATTCTGAGATGGCGATATCGATCATCATGTCAACAGGGATCGGACTTGCTGGTATTCTATCCGGATTCGTAAAAAACGGAACGAACTTTAACAGTTTCTTATTTGGAAGTATCATATCCATCAGCAAAGACGAACTGAAGATCGTATGTGTGATCAGTGTGTTAGTATTGCTCTGTGTATTGCTTCTATATAAAGAACTATTCTATATCGGATTTGATGAAAATGCAGCAAGGATCAGCGGTGTACCTGTCAAGACGATCAATTTTATCTTTACTTTATTGACCGCATTGACAGTATCGATCGCATCAAGAACGGTTGGAACACTGATCGTCTCATCCATGCTTGTGATCCCGATCGCATGCGGAATGCAGGTAGGACGAAGCTACAAAGCAGTCATGATCATCGGTGTGATCACAGCATTGGTCACAACAGTGATCGGATTAACACTGTCTTATTATGTAGGTCTTAAGCCAGGAGGAACGATCGTATTGCTCGAGGTGGTATGTTTCCTGATCCTTGCACTGATAAGCAGGTATACGAAGTAA
- a CDS encoding alanine/glycine:cation symporter family protein — protein sequence MIVQLIENIYQFLWGEWIHVPLPGGGSLGLSLLIILLLPAGIVFTIKTRFLPIRLFPDMVKALTANNKNGKDEKSSLSSLQTLIVSTATRVGMGNLTGVVAAISAGGAGAVFWMWITALLGSSTAFIEATLAQLHKEKDPLYGGYRGGPAYYIHHFMEERQGKKKKHTLIAVLFAISGLICWCGISQVVSNSVAESFHNAFHIPTLYTTIVLVIVAAVIVLRKNATVKVLDIVVPIMAVIYFGITIFVILTNLPSIPGVFARIFKEAFGIRQVAAGGFGAVLMNGVKRGLFSNEAGSGSAPCAAAAADCERPAQMGLVQALGVFIDTIVICSCTAMLMLLAPQNLTDGLTGMNLLQTAMNYHLGGFGVVFIAVILWMFSFSTFLGILFYARSNVAYLFGDKWGWQTAYKVLALVMLFIGGIQTYTFVWDLGDVGIGLMTIFNIFILYAMSGQAIKELKNYEETKKKSIEERAYALQEDE from the coding sequence ATGATTGTTCAGCTAATAGAAAATATATATCAGTTTTTATGGGGAGAATGGATTCATGTTCCGTTACCAGGAGGTGGAAGCCTGGGACTTTCGCTGCTCATTATATTGCTGCTTCCAGCAGGTATCGTTTTTACGATCAAAACAAGATTTTTACCAATCCGTCTGTTCCCGGATATGGTCAAAGCACTAACAGCAAACAATAAGAATGGAAAAGATGAAAAAAGCAGTCTTTCTTCTTTACAGACCTTGATCGTATCAACAGCAACACGTGTCGGAATGGGGAATCTGACAGGAGTTGTCGCAGCAATATCCGCAGGTGGAGCAGGGGCCGTATTCTGGATGTGGATCACAGCATTGCTTGGATCATCGACAGCCTTTATCGAAGCAACTCTTGCACAGTTACATAAAGAAAAAGACCCCCTGTATGGTGGATATCGAGGAGGACCAGCCTATTATATTCACCACTTTATGGAAGAGAGACAAGGAAAGAAGAAAAAACACACACTGATCGCTGTCTTATTTGCAATTTCAGGATTGATCTGCTGGTGTGGGATCAGTCAGGTGGTAAGTAATTCCGTGGCAGAATCATTCCACAATGCCTTCCATATTCCAACACTTTATACAACGATCGTACTTGTTATTGTGGCAGCAGTGATCGTACTAAGGAAGAATGCAACGGTCAAAGTATTAGATATCGTGGTACCGATCATGGCAGTCATTTACTTCGGGATTACGATTTTTGTGATCCTCACGAATCTGCCAAGCATTCCGGGAGTTTTTGCAAGAATCTTCAAAGAAGCCTTTGGAATCCGTCAGGTCGCAGCCGGAGGATTTGGAGCAGTTCTTATGAACGGAGTGAAACGAGGATTATTCTCCAACGAAGCAGGATCAGGATCCGCACCATGTGCAGCCGCAGCAGCAGACTGTGAACGCCCAGCACAGATGGGACTGGTACAGGCATTAGGAGTCTTCATCGACACGATCGTGATCTGCAGCTGTACGGCAATGTTAATGTTATTAGCACCACAGAATCTGACCGATGGATTAACTGGTATGAACCTGTTACAGACAGCAATGAACTACCATTTAGGAGGATTCGGAGTTGTATTTATCGCAGTGATCCTCTGGATGTTCAGCTTCTCGACATTCCTTGGAATCTTATTCTATGCAAGATCCAACGTCGCCTACCTGTTCGGTGACAAATGGGGATGGCAGACAGCCTATAAAGTATTAGCACTTGTGATGTTATTTATCGGAGGAATCCAGACCTATACATTCGTATGGGATTTAGGAGATGTCGGAATTGGGTTAATGACGATCTTTAATATCTTTATCCTGTATGCAATGTCAGGACAGGCGATCAAAGAGTTAAAGAACTATGAAGAAACAAAGAAGAAATCGATCGAAGAAAGAGCATATGCATTGCAGGAAGATGAATAG
- a CDS encoding MATE family efflux transporter, whose protein sequence is MKNSSKQSVKMDMLHGSLFDKMLMFAMPLAACSILQQLFNSVGTAVVGRFASSEALAAVGSNSSVIALMVTLFSGISLGSNVVIANYIGQNDTKRIPRVVHTAVSLALLSGVFLLILGQFVAHPILLLMGAPKDIIHLATLYLRIYFLGMPFFMLYDFGASILRSIGDTRRPMYALIVSGVVNVILNLLFVVVFHMGVAGAGLATVGANATSAVQILYFLTHEELPIRLSFKSLTIDRNAVSKILKIGVPAGLQGMVFSLANVCIQSGINSFGAGGIAGSAVELNYEYFAYYLVNAFAQTVVTFTGQNYGAKDEGRCKKIFRLGMLCSVISCGILSTIFVVFRTFFIGLFTSDPSVYHYAQLRFLIVLTFECLTSSYEISGGCLRGFGRSMTPAILTVFGSCVLRLIWLATVCNWFHDYKLLMAIYPISWVLTGTMVLVAYFRTRKKLFL, encoded by the coding sequence ATGAAGAATTCTTCGAAACAGTCCGTGAAGATGGATATGCTTCATGGAAGTTTATTCGATAAGATGTTAATGTTTGCTATGCCGCTTGCTGCCTGTAGTATCTTACAGCAGCTTTTTAATTCGGTTGGTACTGCCGTTGTCGGACGGTTTGCGAGCAGTGAGGCTTTGGCGGCAGTTGGTAGTAATAGTTCTGTAATCGCTTTGATGGTTACATTGTTTTCTGGAATTTCTCTTGGTTCTAATGTTGTGATCGCCAATTATATCGGACAGAATGATACGAAGCGGATTCCTCGTGTGGTACATACCGCTGTGTCTCTTGCACTGCTTAGTGGTGTGTTTTTGCTGATTCTTGGACAGTTTGTGGCTCATCCGATCCTTTTGCTGATGGGTGCACCGAAGGATATCATTCATCTTGCAACGTTATATCTGCGGATTTATTTTCTTGGAATGCCATTTTTTATGTTATATGACTTCGGTGCTTCCATTCTTCGCAGTATCGGAGATACACGTCGTCCGATGTATGCTTTGATCGTGTCTGGTGTTGTGAATGTGATCTTGAATCTTCTATTTGTCGTTGTATTTCATATGGGTGTTGCGGGTGCCGGACTTGCGACGGTTGGTGCGAATGCAACAAGTGCTGTTCAGATCCTTTATTTTCTGACACATGAAGAGCTTCCTATCCGGTTGTCTTTTAAGTCTTTGACGATCGATCGGAATGCCGTTTCTAAGATCCTGAAGATCGGGGTTCCTGCGGGACTTCAGGGAATGGTTTTCTCTCTTGCCAATGTCTGTATCCAATCTGGGATCAACAGTTTTGGAGCTGGCGGGATCGCGGGTTCTGCGGTGGAATTAAATTATGAGTATTTTGCTTATTATCTTGTCAATGCCTTTGCTCAGACGGTGGTTACATTTACCGGACAGAATTATGGTGCGAAGGATGAGGGGCGTTGTAAGAAGATTTTTCGTCTTGGAATGTTGTGCAGTGTGATCTCTTGCGGAATCCTTAGTACGATCTTTGTTGTATTCCGTACGTTCTTTATTGGATTATTTACAAGTGATCCATCTGTCTATCATTATGCCCAGCTTCGTTTTTTGATCGTTCTGACATTCGAATGTCTGACAAGTTCTTATGAGATCAGTGGTGGATGTCTGCGTGGATTTGGACGTTCCATGACTCCTGCGATCCTGACAGTGTTTGGATCTTGTGTATTACGTTTGATCTGGCTTGCAACGGTCTGTAACTGGTTCCATGATTATAAACTTTTGATGGCGATCTATCCGATTTCTTGGGTATTGACTGGAACGATGGTTCTGGTGGCTTATTTTAGGACACGTAAGAAGCTGTTTTTATAA
- a CDS encoding DUF262 domain-containing protein encodes MNMKYIDDQKDLEDYNTVDINIEAEEKEQDENTDNYPNLSIKIEQAQYSIFELKRKYDKDRICIDPDFQRNLVWTNKQKSELIESVIMQIPLPLIYLAENEDGKLVVVDGRQRLTTFFQFLDNEFRLKDLKILPQINGMNFNELEESHLYSRYVTIIEDTQLVVQIIKYPTKDRVRFDIFDRVNRGGTPLNKQEMRNALYQGNATKLLDELSKMKSFKDATGGAISPKHMKDKYVILRALCFYLLWRGNILDKNKKRMEYRSDMEELLGAGMNLFNKMDLNSIFLLKQLFDRTMTRAYQCLGKDGFRIPSNGKIRRPISMTLFETLFYYFTCFDKTSVSNLEMKKGVVELLQDEEYLRSLQHSVDSSVNVKKRFGKVKEKYKEIINRW; translated from the coding sequence ATGAATATGAAATATATAGACGATCAAAAAGATTTAGAAGATTATAATACAGTTGATATAAATATTGAAGCAGAGGAAAAAGAACAAGATGAAAATACTGATAATTATCCTAATTTAAGTATAAAAATAGAACAAGCACAGTATTCTATTTTTGAATTGAAAAGAAAGTATGATAAGGATAGGATTTGTATAGATCCAGATTTTCAGCGAAATTTAGTATGGACCAATAAACAAAAATCAGAATTGATTGAATCAGTGATTATGCAAATACCATTGCCATTAATTTATTTGGCAGAGAATGAAGACGGAAAACTTGTGGTGGTAGATGGAAGACAGCGGTTAACAACATTTTTTCAGTTTTTGGATAATGAATTTCGTTTAAAAGATTTAAAAATATTACCACAAATTAATGGAATGAATTTTAATGAGCTAGAAGAAAGTCATTTATATTCAAGATATGTTACAATAATTGAGGATACACAGTTAGTAGTACAGATTATTAAATATCCTACAAAAGATAGAGTAAGGTTTGATATATTTGATAGAGTAAATCGTGGTGGAACACCATTGAATAAACAGGAAATGCGTAATGCGTTGTATCAAGGAAATGCAACGAAATTGTTGGATGAATTATCAAAGATGAAGAGTTTTAAAGATGCTACAGGAGGAGCAATTTCCCCAAAACATATGAAAGATAAATATGTTATTTTGAGAGCATTGTGTTTCTATTTGTTATGGCGTGGAAATATTTTGGATAAAAATAAGAAAAGAATGGAATATCGAAGTGATATGGAAGAATTACTTGGGGCAGGGATGAACTTGTTTAATAAAATGGATCTTAATTCTATATTTTTATTGAAGCAATTATTTGACAGGACAATGACAAGAGCGTATCAATGTTTAGGAAAAGATGGATTTCGTATTCCGTCAAATGGAAAAATAAGAAGACCGATTAGTATGACTTTGTTCGAAACATTATTTTATTATTTTACATGTTTTGATAAGACATCAGTAAGTAATTTAGAAATGAAAAAAGGAGTGGTAGAGTTATTACAAGATGAAGAGTATTTAAGGAGTTTGCAACATTCAGTTGATAGTTCAGTTAATGTGAAAAAAAGATTTGGAAAAGTGAAGGAGAAATATAAGGAGATTATAAATAGATGGTAA
- a CDS encoding AAA family ATPase, translating to MVKELRIAGFKCFKDIKLELNNLTLFTGVNSAGKSSAIQAILLLLQQRQSENGLLNGKYIKLGRFQEVRNTIINARKNRYRNDSKKCR from the coding sequence ATGGTAAAGGAACTGAGAATAGCAGGATTTAAGTGTTTTAAAGATATAAAATTGGAACTAAATAATCTGACATTATTTACAGGAGTGAATTCTGCGGGAAAATCATCGGCGATTCAGGCAATATTATTATTACTGCAACAAAGACAAAGTGAAAATGGATTATTAAATGGAAAATATATTAAATTAGGTAGATTTCAAGAAGTCAGAAATACAATCATAAATGCCAGAAAAAATAGATATAGGAATGACAGTAAAAAATGCAGATGA
- a CDS encoding AAA family ATPase, with product MPEKIDIGMTVKNADDEFECSIAINSEEKITKNNFEKIKGLDFVYLCAERIGVEDVYKQNLEKEYRIGIHGEYAFDYLSKERMNSIAEQDFRNMEEETGSNFGNQVDYWLNYIMGYSITAERIPGTEIVKVSYRKNADGSMDVKPQHVGTGISYISNVIIAALSCKKGSLFVVENPEIHLHPSAQSRLLDFFSFLASKGLQVIIETHSDHIFNGLRKNINSKRIQAEDTSVYFFKQNKELLSTPVKILIDENGVIKNQEKGLFDQFDEDLDELLGL from the coding sequence ATGCCAGAAAAAATAGATATAGGAATGACAGTAAAAAATGCAGATGATGAATTTGAGTGTAGTATAGCAATTAATTCAGAAGAGAAGATCACAAAAAACAATTTTGAAAAAATAAAAGGACTTGATTTTGTATATCTTTGTGCTGAGAGAATTGGTGTTGAGGATGTGTATAAACAAAATTTAGAAAAAGAATATAGAATTGGAATTCACGGAGAATATGCTTTTGATTACTTGAGTAAAGAACGTATGAATTCTATTGCAGAGCAGGATTTCCGAAATATGGAAGAAGAAACAGGGAGCAATTTTGGAAATCAAGTAGACTATTGGTTGAATTATATTATGGGATATTCAATTACAGCAGAAAGAATTCCAGGGACTGAAATAGTAAAAGTATCTTACAGAAAAAATGCAGATGGAAGTATGGATGTTAAGCCACAGCATGTGGGAACTGGAATTAGTTATATTTCGAATGTGATTATAGCAGCATTATCTTGTAAAAAAGGTAGTTTATTTGTAGTTGAGAATCCAGAAATTCATTTACATCCAAGTGCTCAATCGCGTTTACTTGATTTTTTTAGTTTTCTTGCTTCAAAAGGTTTGCAAGTTATTATAGAAACACATAGTGACCATATTTTTAATGGATTAAGAAAGAATATAAATTCTAAACGAATTCAGGCAGAAGATACAAGTGTATATTTCTTTAAACAAAATAAAGAGTTATTAAGTACACCTGTAAAAATTCTAATTGATGAAAATGGAGTGATAAAAAATCAAGAAAAAGGATTGTTTGACCAATTTGATGAAGATTTAGATGAATTACTGGGGTTGTGA
- a CDS encoding AEC family transporter: MQMSILLLKQIAQLFLMILMGYIIVKTKLLKGEDSKVLSKIILYLIIPAVIINAFQVDYSPNVTKGLITACIASIILQFLLLFVTYIMKKMFHLDSVEFTSAYYSNSGNLIVPLVTYILGGKWVVYGCVFMSIQLFFIWSQGKNMISREKGINLKKILLNINMISVFLGVILFFTKIRFPEIINNTLSSVGGMIGPLSMIVTGMLIAEVNLKDIFTNKRVYLVTVLRLIIQPLIALAVINLLGMRGWHPQGDKIILITYLAAITPCASTVTQMCQVYGNDSKYASAINVMTTLLSIITMPVFVYLYQM; this comes from the coding sequence ATGCAAATGAGCATATTACTACTAAAACAGATTGCCCAGCTATTCTTAATGATCCTAATGGGCTACATCATCGTCAAAACAAAGTTACTAAAAGGAGAAGACAGCAAAGTCCTCTCAAAGATCATCCTATACCTGATCATCCCAGCAGTCATCATCAACGCATTTCAGGTAGACTACAGCCCAAACGTAACCAAAGGACTGATCACAGCCTGCATAGCATCCATTATCCTGCAGTTTTTACTACTCTTCGTAACCTACATCATGAAAAAAATGTTCCACCTAGACTCTGTAGAATTCACATCCGCCTACTACTCAAACTCCGGAAACCTGATCGTACCATTAGTTACCTATATATTAGGAGGAAAATGGGTCGTATACGGCTGTGTATTCATGAGTATCCAGCTATTCTTCATCTGGAGCCAGGGCAAAAACATGATCAGCAGGGAAAAAGGGATCAACCTAAAGAAGATCCTGTTAAACATCAATATGATCTCCGTATTTCTAGGAGTCATCCTATTCTTCACAAAAATAAGATTCCCAGAGATCATCAACAATACGCTCTCATCTGTAGGAGGCATGATCGGCCCACTAAGCATGATCGTCACAGGAATGCTGATCGCAGAAGTAAACCTAAAAGATATCTTTACAAACAAGAGAGTCTATCTGGTAACAGTACTAAGACTAATCATTCAACCATTGATTGCATTAGCAGTCATTAATCTCTTAGGAATGAGAGGATGGCATCCACAAGGAGATAAGATAATTCTCATCACATACCTCGCAGCGATCACACCATGCGCATCGACTGTTACACAGATGTGTCAGGTGTATGGGAATGATTCGAAATATGCAAGTGCGATTAATGTTATGACGACACTATTGTCGATCATTACAATGCCGGTGTTTGTTTATTTGTATCAGATGTAA
- a CDS encoding AAA family ATPase yields MLIRFNVKNFLSFFENESGQSEEFSMIAGKVRSKREHIYDNDKIKLLKFAAVYGANASGKSNLVKALNFMKKTIVDGLPKGHTDMYCKTDRANKEKKSYFELEIMLDDKYYAYGFEVILSQSKFVSEWLVELKSDGSEKNIFTRDIENGETEFSSELKRDKKSYEKLKNYAEDIQEDSEVLLLSIMNKNKKTLYEKYNNLKVFRNVYMWIERKLDINYPDRPISDYSYMAKTEKIDEVCKIIKAFGTGITGFQMVDVDPEEIFRMIPNRIKEEILKDVENKKVTVNRMKLKEIGIVMRSNKDFFILNIASNGKVEGKTIKFLHGEENILFNLSEESDGTVRILDLIEVLLSGANKTYVIDELDRCLHPSLTCKFVETYLQLAAERNIQLIVTTHESRLLDFDILRRDEVWFVNKRITGESDIYSLEEYNTRFDQKIDKAYLDGRYGGVPKFSTVFPVKVDE; encoded by the coding sequence ATGTTAATTAGATTTAATGTAAAGAATTTTCTTTCGTTTTTTGAAAATGAATCAGGGCAATCAGAAGAATTTTCTATGATAGCTGGAAAAGTTAGAAGTAAGAGAGAGCACATATACGATAATGATAAAATTAAATTGTTAAAATTTGCAGCTGTTTATGGAGCGAATGCATCTGGAAAATCCAATTTAGTAAAAGCATTGAATTTTATGAAAAAAACAATTGTAGATGGACTTCCTAAAGGGCACACTGATATGTATTGTAAAACTGACAGAGCAAATAAGGAAAAGAAAAGCTATTTTGAATTAGAAATTATGCTAGATGATAAATATTATGCATATGGATTTGAAGTGATTTTAAGTCAAAGCAAGTTTGTTTCAGAATGGCTTGTTGAACTTAAAAGTGATGGCAGTGAAAAAAATATTTTTACTAGAGATATTGAAAATGGTGAAACCGAGTTTAGCAGTGAATTAAAACGAGATAAAAAGTCATATGAAAAATTAAAAAATTATGCCGAAGATATTCAAGAGGATTCAGAAGTATTATTATTATCAATAATGAATAAAAATAAGAAAACTCTATATGAAAAATATAATAATCTTAAAGTATTTCGAAATGTATATATGTGGATAGAACGAAAATTAGATATTAATTATCCAGATCGACCAATTTCGGACTATTCATATATGGCAAAAACGGAAAAAATAGATGAAGTTTGTAAAATTATTAAAGCATTTGGAACAGGTATCACAGGATTTCAGATGGTAGATGTAGATCCAGAAGAAATATTTAGAATGATTCCAAATAGAATTAAAGAAGAAATATTAAAGGATGTAGAGAATAAAAAAGTAACAGTAAATCGTATGAAATTAAAAGAAATTGGAATTGTGATGAGATCCAATAAAGACTTTTTTATTTTAAATATTGCTAGTAACGGAAAAGTTGAAGGAAAGACAATTAAATTCTTGCATGGGGAAGAGAATATTTTGTTTAATTTATCAGAAGAATCAGATGGTACGGTTAGAATATTAGATTTAATAGAAGTATTACTTTCGGGAGCAAATAAAACATATGTGATTGATGAACTGGATAGATGTTTACATCCAAGTTTAACTTGTAAATTTGTAGAAACATATTTACAATTGGCAGCAGAAAGGAATATTCAGTTAATTGTGACAACACATGAATCAAGATTGTTAGATTTTGATATTCTTCGAAGAGACGAAGTGTGGTTTGTTAATAAAAGAATTACAGGAGAAAGTGATATTTATTCTTTGGAAGAATATAATACAAGATTTGACCAGAAGATAGATAAGGCCTATTTAGATGGACGGTATGGGGGAGTTCCAAAATTCAGTACTGTATTTCCTGTGAAAGTGGATGAGTAA
- a CDS encoding RloB family protein — MRERKGSGFGRRSVASESKQAIKKYFLLYEGSDTEVLYFDAIEDMRKEIELNSLIELVPIIRCFSEEGWSNPRKILDRVIQDLKERDTGTISFKTLFDKIIDYFHEKQIIINSKVLKRAIWKTMKQICEEEFEKTLEDIIDDPEFVCNKVLTELGQKYKIDNIIQYIPEIIKFEDLTYEENYDEICLIVDRDKESFIESQYEYVKQKCEEQGFRFCVTNPCFEFWLLMHSEKVFDLDQEKLSENPKVTSKKRYAEYELHKIYPSYKKSNYKAEEFVGNIDTAIKNEKEFCEDIEGLKHSIGSNIGLLIEDMRK; from the coding sequence ATGAGAGAAAGAAAAGGTTCTGGTTTTGGTAGACGTTCAGTTGCATCAGAATCAAAGCAAGCTATAAAAAAGTATTTTTTACTATATGAAGGCTCAGATACTGAAGTATTATATTTTGATGCAATAGAAGATATGCGAAAAGAAATAGAGCTTAATTCATTAATAGAACTAGTGCCTATTATTAGATGTTTTAGTGAAGAAGGATGGAGTAATCCTCGAAAAATATTGGATAGAGTTATTCAAGATTTAAAGGAAAGAGATACAGGAACTATATCTTTCAAAACCCTGTTTGATAAAATTATTGACTATTTTCATGAAAAACAGATTATAATTAATAGTAAAGTGTTGAAAAGGGCTATCTGGAAAACAATGAAACAAATATGTGAAGAAGAATTTGAAAAAACATTAGAAGATATTATTGATGATCCTGAATTTGTTTGTAATAAAGTTTTGACAGAATTAGGACAAAAATATAAGATTGACAACATTATTCAATATATTCCAGAAATCATCAAGTTTGAAGACTTAACATATGAAGAAAATTATGATGAAATTTGCTTAATTGTAGACAGAGATAAAGAAAGTTTTATAGAATCACAGTATGAATATGTAAAACAAAAATGTGAAGAACAAGGATTTCGTTTCTGTGTAACCAATCCATGTTTTGAATTTTGGCTACTGATGCATTCAGAAAAAGTTTTCGACTTAGATCAAGAAAAACTATCAGAAAATCCAAAGGTAACATCTAAAAAAAGATATGCAGAATATGAATTACATAAAATTTATCCTAGCTATAAGAAAAGCAATTACAAAGCGGAAGAATTTGTAGGGAATATTGATACAGCAATCAAAAATGAAAAAGAATTCTGCGAAGATATAGAAGGATTAAAACATTCTATTGGGAGTAATATAGGGCTTTTGATAGAGGATATGAGGAAATAG